A genomic segment from Malus domestica chromosome 05, GDT2T_hap1 encodes:
- the LOC103435856 gene encoding dolichol-phosphate mannose synthase subunit 3 isoform X1 has translation MLFVTCRGVGSDYYKSMKHIVKILTLLVAISALWIGLLQTSIIPRSHTWLLPIYFIVSLGCYGLLMVGVGLMQFPTCPQEAVLLQQDIAEAKDFLKQKGVDVGGCD, from the exons ATGTTATTTGTAACTTGCAGAGGAGTGGGAAGTGATTATTATAAATCAATGAAGCATATTGTGAAAATTCTGACATTGCTGGTGGCCATCTCTGCCTTGTGGATTGGTCTCTTACAGACGTCTATTATTCCGAGGAGTCATACTTGGCTG CTACCAATATATTTCATTGTGTCTCTAGGATGCTATGGCCTGCTAATGGTTGGAGTTGGTTTGATGCAATTTCCGACTTGTCCTCAAGAAGCAGTACTGTTGCAGCAG GACATAGCCGAGGCCAAGGATTTTTTAAAGCAGAAAGGGGTCGATGTGGGTGGCTGCGATTGA
- the LOC103435856 gene encoding dolichol-phosphate mannose synthase subunit 3 isoform X2 encodes MKHIVKILTLLVAISALWIGLLQTSIIPRSHTWLLPIYFIVSLGCYGLLMVGVGLMQFPTCPQEAVLLQQDIAEAKDFLKQKGVDVGGCD; translated from the exons ATGAAGCATATTGTGAAAATTCTGACATTGCTGGTGGCCATCTCTGCCTTGTGGATTGGTCTCTTACAGACGTCTATTATTCCGAGGAGTCATACTTGGCTG CTACCAATATATTTCATTGTGTCTCTAGGATGCTATGGCCTGCTAATGGTTGGAGTTGGTTTGATGCAATTTCCGACTTGTCCTCAAGAAGCAGTACTGTTGCAGCAG GACATAGCCGAGGCCAAGGATTTTTTAAAGCAGAAAGGGGTCGATGTGGGTGGCTGCGATTGA
- the LOC103435857 gene encoding uncharacterized protein, producing MGGLRESWCFCKGVSKSEKMKAAIFSGKAPAMARISGAANGISGTGFLIHRSLLLTTHVNLPSVAAAESSEIRLQNGVAATLVPQRFFITSSILDLTIVGLDAVDGDSTAQGHLHHLRTCSKPNLDLGSVVYLLGYTEKKELTVGEGKVVIATDNLIKLSTDGVTWSPGSAGFDAQGNLAFMMCDPMKLATSPNTKSSSTSSSSSSSWKKDHPMQFGIPIPIICDWLNQHWEGSLDDLNKPKLPLIRLMSSGQKSEHSCASFTQRRVFKSTEGDNDGTPSSSNTISKPGDQLGPSCSAAANTVDEEALTSDRHAAHVQGIPTPEIYESPKLTAIPLWRKEGSPVQLLDINFPPRVAKPTVQPQSTKKLPPNSGENFVKEPPEQIRLREGYRVEDRGPASPNANAEIASTGSFNGAQSEVESSSFPVDVSDLHNGYSSEGETLYSAETAESRNYTIPADGKFQEVGRSQSCVNYNRWGATQSNPVQRRALLENQRSFIHGRKMHSQAATSQRSNDYYSPTVSSIMKKRNSEQPVRPRQSAVHSSPKWNF from the exons ATGGGTGGTCTCAGAGAGTCATGGTGCTTCTGCAAGGGAGTGAGCAAGTCTGAGAAGATGAAAGCCGCCATTTTCTCCGGCAAGGCTCCGGCCATGGCCAGAATTTCCGGTGCCGCAAATGGGATCTCTGGCACCGGATTTCTGATCCATCGTAGTCTACTATTGACCACCCACGTCAACCTTCCGTCTGTAGCGGCTGCCGAGAGCTCCGAGATCCGGCTGCAAAACGGTGTTGCTGCAACTCTCGTTCCCCAAAG ATTTTTTATCACCAGTTCCATCTTGGATCTTACAATAGTAGGTTTGGATGCGGTAGATGGAGATTCAACTGCCCAAGGGCACCTCCACCACTTGAGGACCTGCTCTAAACCAAACCTGGATCTTGGCAGTGTAGTTTACCTTCTTGGCTACACGGAGAAGAAGGAATTGACAGTTGGTGAAGGTAAGGTAGTGATAGCCACAGACAATCTCATAAAATTGTCAACTGATGGAGTAACGTGGAGCCCTGGTTCAGCTGGATTCGATGCACAAGGGAATCTTGCATTTATGATGTGTGATCCTATGAAACTAGCAACATCTCCAaacaccaaatcctcatcaaCTTCCTCATCATCCTCGTCATCATGGAAGAAGGATCATCCAATGCAATTTGGTATCCCCATTCCAATCATTTGTGATTGGTTAAATCAACATTGGGAAGGCAGCCTCGATGATCTTAACAAGCCTAAGCTACCACTTATTCGGTTGATGTCTTCTGGCCAGAAAAGTGAGCACTCTTGTGCTTCCTTCACGCAGCGGCGAGTTTTTAAGTCAACTGAAGGTGACAATGATGGAACACCATCTTCATCAAATACAATCTCAAAACCTGGGGACCAGCTAGGACCAAGCTGCTCTGCTGCCGCAAACACTGTTGATGAAGAGGCCCTAACAAGTGATCGTCATGCTGCACATGTACAAGGCATTCCTACTCCAGAAATCTATGAATCACCAAAGTTAACAGCTATTCCTCTTTGGAGAAAAGAAGGTTCCCCAGTTCAGCTTTTGGACATTAATTTTCCTCCAAGGGTTGCAAAACCAACAGTTCAACCACAGTCAACCAAAAAGTTACCCCCAAATTCTGGTGAGAATTTTGTCAAGGAGCCTCCCGAGCAGATCCGATTAAGAGAAGGATACAGAGTTGAAGATAGAGGACCAGCCAGTCCTAATGCAAATGCTGAAATTGCCTCAACGGGTTCATTTAATGGGGCCCAAAGTGAGGTTGAGTCTAGTTCATTCCCAGTAGATGTTTCAGATTTGCACAATGGGTATAGCAGTGAGGGAGAGACTCTGTACTCCGCCGAAACTGCTGAGAGTCGAAATTATACTATTCCTGCAGATGGAAAGTTTCAAGAAGTGGGAAGGAGCCAGAGTTGTGTGAACTATAATAGATGGGGAGCCACCCAAAGTAACCCAGTGCAGCGCAGGGCGTTGCTAGAAAATCAGAGAAGCTTTATCCATGGAAGGAAGATGCATTCGCAAGCTGCAACTTCTCAAAGGAGCAATGACTACTACAGCCCAACTGTCTCCTCAATCATGAAGAAGCGCAACTCCGAGCAGCCTGTCAGACCCCGGCAAAGTGCCGTTCATTCCTCTCCGAAATGGAACTTCTGA
- the LOC103435984 gene encoding membrane protein of ER body-like protein, which yields MEATNQWEETEEAAEAGMALRRKPPQQDSKTANLATTVSQGDFIFSSSESSLASSEAEEAEEVKETPSNDTPISHKNGGAESPYEISGFSGGHVDFSFRKNPGDEILDVKVAFDESAVSITNRQDVGDKKVEEELNGSGTLSSKQSVEQNGRDASGNNGTAEHGGVKLREISEQEASELYLERVYQKPATHDFYCPNCNSCITKVIIRGREPENTLPPAAPPPPLVDPIRCTSCFSFLIPAGSWFFPKLEHKDEDDHTKQETNIGKGVEVGELVPVPSHDSAGTLQDQSSQTAPVSKGPAPEEPVGATEAATVEPSRDNIQGSVGVEVPVPSHGLDETQYDKSPAMPAQPIGVGDTASIDKPVVTGEPVEASVGAKPSGNNFESGVEVDESVPSHESDGTVLDKKPSVPVLPVGVGELVTTKPPSSQIDVVAISRDPAQIQDSDAGPTTSELPESTIVVISPEPTIIPPETGDTKTLEIVKSIVYGGLTEAITSLGIVTSAASADTATLNILALALANLLGGLFIIGHNLWELKDDYSKVPSGETDEEVGKYHKVLGKRENFPLHASIVILSFIVFGLIPPVVYSFSFLQSNNRDLKIAAVAVTSFLCIIVLALGKAYIQRPPKYIKTLLYYITIMIGVGGVSYLAGDLIDILLEKLGWFPSTESVSLLLPQMNILKPALESY from the exons ATGGAGGCAACGAATCAGTGGGAGGAGACAGAGGAAGCAGCAGAAGCAGGCATGGCTCTGAGAAGAAAGCCGCCACAACAGGACAGCAAGACAGCAAACCTCGCCACCACTGTCTCCCAGGGTGACTTTATCTTTTCTTCCTCTGAGAGTTCATTAGCTTCTAGCGAAGCTGAAGAGGCAGAGGAAGTCAAGGAAACCCCAAGCAATGACACTCCCATTTCCCACAAAAATGGAg gtgctGAATCTCCATATGAGATCTCTGGATTCAGTGGCGGACATGTCGATTTTTCTTTCAGGAAAAACCCTGGAGATGAAATACTGGATGTCAAAGTAGCCTTTGATGAGAGTGCTGTTAGTATTACCAACCGTCAAGATGTCGGTGATAAGAAGGTTGAAGAAGAGTTGAATGGTTCTGGTACTTTATCTTCCAAGCAGTCAGTTGAGCAGAATGGACGTGATGCTTCTGGAAACAATGGGACAGCTGAACATGGGGGAGTTAAGCTGCGAGAAATCAGTGAACAAGAAGCGTCTGAATTGTATCTTGAAAGGGTATATCAGAAGCCGGCCACGCATGATTTCTACTGTCCTAATTGCAACTCTTGCATCACAAAGGTTATCATTCGCGGTAGAGAACCGGAAAATACACTACCTCCTGCTGCACCACCTCCTCCACTAGTTGATCCAATTCGATGCACTTCGTGTTTCAGTTTCCTCATTCCGGCAG GCAGCTGGTTCTTTCCTAAATTGGAACATAAAGATGAGGACGATCATACGAAACAAG AAACCAATATTGGAAAAGGTGTTGAAGTTGGAGAGTTGGTTCCAGTTCCATCGCATGACTCGGCTGGAACACTACAAGATCAAAGTAGTCAAACTGCACCAGTAAGTAAAGGTCCAGCGCCTGAAGAGCCTGTTGGAGCCACTGAAGCTGCAACAGTTGAACCCTCACGAGATAATATTCAGGGCAGCGTTGGAGTCGAAGTTCCAGTTCCATCACACGGCTTGGATGAAACGCAATATGATAAAAGTCCGGCAATGCCTGCTCAGCCAATTGGAGTTGGAGATACTGCCTCAATAGATAAACCTGTAGTGACTGGTGAGCCTGTTGAAGCTAGTGTTGGAGCTAAACCTTCTGGAAATAATTTTGAGAGCGGTGTTGAAGTTGACGAGTCAGTTCCATCACATGAGTCAGATGGAACAGTACTTGATAAAAAACCTTCGGTGCCTGTTCTCCCAGTAGGAGTTGGTGAACTTGTGACCACGAAGCCCCCATCATCTCAAATAGATGTGGTAGCCATTTCACGAGATCCCGCACAAATTCAAGACAGTGATGCAG GGCCTACTACATCTGAGCTTCCTGAGAGCACGATAGTCGTTATTAGTCCAGAACCAACAATCATACCCCCCGAAACAGGTGATACCAAAACGTTAGAAATCGTCAAAAGCATTGTATACGGTGGTTTAACTGAAGCAATTACAAGCTTAGGCATCGTGACATCCGCAGCCAGTGCTGATACTGCCACAC TGAACATTTTAGCTTTGGCATTGGCAAACTTACTTGGCGGACTTTTCATCATTGGTCACAAT CTCTGGGAACTGAAAGATGATTATTCAAAAGTGCCCTCTGGTGAAACAGATGAAGAAGTGGGAAAATACCATAAAGTACTAGGGAAAAGAGAGAATTTCCCTCTTCATGCCTCTATTGTTATATTATCATTCATTGTTTTCGGGTTAATACCTCCTGTGGTTTATAGCTTCTCGTTCCTCCAGAGCAACAACAGGGACCTAAAGATTGCAGCAGTTGCAGTAACTTCTTTTCTATGCATCATAGTTCTCGCACTTGGAAAGGCTTATATCCAGAGGCCACCAAAGTACATAAAAACTTTACTCTACTATATTACCATCATGATTGGGGTGGGAGGTGTTTCTTACTTAGCAGGTGACCTGATTGACATACTCCTAGAGAAGCTTGGCTGGTTCCCCTCAACTGAATCCGTCTCTCTGCTGCTCCCTCAGATGAATATACTGAAACCTGCACTCGAATCCTATTGA
- the LOC103435859 gene encoding oleoyl-acyl carrier protein thioesterase 1, chloroplastic-like: MLKLSTYNGVDQIHGVAAQCRFLGPPKPNPIFPRRKDGAFLARCAASPSKTPVLAVVSDRGPGSLAGRVETNTGPVTLADRLRQGSMAEDGKSYKECFIVRCYEVGINKTATVETIANLLQEVGCNHAQAVGFSTDGFATTTTMRKMHLIWVTARMHIEIYKYPAWSDVVEIETWCQGEGRIGTRRDWILKDYATGEVIGRATSKWVMMNQDTRRLVKVTDDVREEHLVFAPRELRLAFPEPNNSSLKKISKLEDPAQYSTLGLVPRRADLDMNQHVNNVAYIGWVLESMPQELIDSHELQTITLDYRRECQQDDIVDSLTSVEPLDDAPALSGNGTNGSPTATEDDKDYRQYLHLLRLAGDGSEINRGRTIWREKPAR, translated from the exons ATGTTGAAGCTCTCGACATACAATGGAGTGGACCAAATTCACGGCGTGGCGGCCCAATGCCGCTTCCTTGGCCCACCCAAGCCCAACCCAATTTTCCCCCGCCGGAAAGACGGCGCCTTTCTTGCCCGCTGCGCTGCCTCACCTTCCAAAACGCCGGTTCTCGCCGTCGTATCGGACCGGGGGCCCGGGAGCTTGGCGGGTCGGGTCGAGACGAATACCGGGCCGGTCACCCTCGCGGACCGGCTGAGGCAGGGGAGCATGGCGGAGGACGGGAAGTCCTATAAGGAGTGCTTTATAGTGAGGTGCTATGAGGTCGGGATTAACAAGACTGCCACCGTCGAGACGATTGCCAATCTCTTGCAG GAGGTAGGATGCAACCATGCTCAAGCTGTTGGCTTTTCTACTGACGGATTTGCGACCACAACCACCATGAGAAAAATGCATCTCATTTGGGTTACTGCTCGCATGCATATTGAAATCTACAAATATCCAGCTTG GAGTGATGTCGTTGAAATAGAAACATGGTGCCAAGGGGAAGGGAGAATTGGCACTAGGCGTGATTGGATACTCAAGGACTATGCCACCGGTGAAGTCATTGGAAGAGCGACGAG CAAGTGGGTGATGATGAACCAAGACACTAGGCGACTTGTGAAAGTCACCGATGATGTTAGGGAAGAGCATTTAGTTTTTGCTCCACGAGAACTGAG ATTAGCATTTCCAGAGCCAAACAATAGTAGCTTAAAGAAAATCTCCAAACTTGAAGATCCTGCTCAGTATTCTACACTGGGACTTGTG CCAAGGAGAGCAGATCTCGACATGAACCAGCATGTTAATAATGTCGCCTATATCGGATGGGTTCTAGAG AGCATGCCTCAAGAACTCATCGATAGCCATGAACTGCAAACAATCACCTTAGATTACAGGCGGGAGTGTCAACAGGATGACATAGTCGATTCCCTTACTAGTGTTGAACCTTTAGACGATGCTCCAGCTCTTTCAGGTAACGGAACAAATGGATCCCCTACTGCAACAGAAGATGATAAGGACTACCGTCAGTATTTGCATCTCCTAAGATTAGCAGGCGATGGTTCGGAAATAAACCGGGGACGAACTATCTGGAGAGAAAAACCTGCAAGATGA